A portion of the Trichoplusia ni isolate ovarian cell line Hi5 chromosome 12, tn1, whole genome shotgun sequence genome contains these proteins:
- the LOC113499293 gene encoding glutathione S-transferase 1-like, whose product MVLTLYKMDASPPVRAVYMVIEYLNIPDVSYVEINLLADEHLKDNFLKLNPQHTIPHLTDGNFNLWDSHAIITYLVNKYAKNSPLYPSDPEKRALIDLKLHFDSAILYPALRENDERIFFGTDTSLRPEGVAKIKTAYDFTEKFLTGVQWMAGDQLTLADISCVASVSTLNELLPIDKKVYPNITLWLMRCSQFDFYKKGNLPGLLQFRCLLKEFLSR is encoded by the exons ATGGTTCTAACTCTTTACAAAATGGATGCTAGTCCTCCTGTTCGCGCCGTGTACATGGTCATCGAATACCTCAATATTCCTGATGTCAGCTACGTGGAAATAAATCTTTTGGCCGATGAGCATCTTAAAGACAACTTTTTGAAG CTCAACCCTCAGCACACAATACCGCATTTAACTGATGGAAATTTTAATCTTTGGGACAG CCACGCGATAATAACGTATTTGGTAAACAAATATGCCAAGAATAGTCCTCTATACCCGAGTGACCCGGAGAAGAGAGCTCTTATTGACTTAAAACTGCACTTTGATAGCGCCATCCTGTATCCGGCGCTGAGGGAGAACGAT GAGCGCATATTTTTCGGAACTGATACGTCCTTGAGGCCAGAAGGAGTAGCTAAAATCAAGACAGCTTACGATTTTACGGAGAAATTCCTGACTGGCGTACAGTGGATGGCTGGGGACCAGCTTACGTTGGCTGATATAAGTTGCGTTGCATCAGTCAGCACATTGAATGAGCTGTTGCCTATTGATAAAAAAGT GTACCCTAATATTACTCTCTGGCTAATGCGCTGTTCCCAGTTTGATTTCTACAAAAAAGGAAACTTGCCGGGTCTTTTACAATTCCGATGCCTTTTAAAGGAATTTCTCTCTCGTTAA